A single genomic interval of Stieleria maiorica harbors:
- a CDS encoding DUF1800 domain-containing protein: protein MAEDLTIDPDWAWQPFTPSDSRQWDHVAAAHLYRRAGFGADIALLDGAARRSPRDVVDELVSLNLETSEFRSVADSLAQTLLAGGDPMKLSAAWVYRMLFTPAQLLEKTTLFWHGHFATGADKVKDASMMWRQNQLLRRHALGDFHALTQAIAKDPAMLIYLDSASNRKSHPNENFARELMELFCLGEGHYTEADVVELARCFTGWEIRNNRFRKNRYQHDDGEKSILGKRGVFDGEQAVEIVISKDDVPRFICRKLARYFIADELQWTDDLIDVPARTMRDHGLQIAPVLRQMLSSNLFYSAHARARKIKSPVELVIGMLRGLRGTTNSQRVAQGLRAIGQGLFYPPNVKGWDGGRAWINSSTVLGRANLFEQILSDGNTRFDGESLTQYLAGHDVHDAAEALDHFERCLMAVPINPANRQSLIAQFGSLGNDHEKAYRRLLHAVCSLPEFQLA, encoded by the coding sequence ATGGCCGAAGACCTCACCATCGATCCCGATTGGGCGTGGCAACCCTTCACGCCCAGTGACTCCCGGCAGTGGGATCACGTGGCAGCGGCGCACCTGTATCGTCGCGCCGGCTTCGGCGCCGATATCGCTTTGTTGGATGGAGCAGCCCGCCGGAGCCCGCGTGACGTCGTTGACGAATTGGTCTCGTTGAATTTGGAAACGTCCGAGTTTCGCAGCGTCGCGGACTCGCTGGCCCAAACCCTGCTGGCCGGCGGCGATCCGATGAAACTGTCGGCAGCTTGGGTTTATCGAATGCTGTTCACACCGGCACAGCTACTGGAAAAGACGACGTTGTTCTGGCACGGGCACTTCGCCACCGGGGCCGATAAAGTCAAGGATGCGTCGATGATGTGGCGCCAGAATCAACTGCTGCGTCGGCACGCCCTCGGTGACTTTCACGCGTTGACCCAAGCCATCGCCAAAGACCCCGCGATGTTGATCTATCTGGATTCGGCATCGAACCGGAAATCGCATCCCAACGAGAACTTTGCCCGCGAGCTGATGGAATTGTTTTGCCTTGGCGAAGGACACTACACCGAAGCCGACGTCGTGGAACTCGCCCGCTGTTTCACCGGTTGGGAAATCCGCAACAACCGGTTTCGCAAGAATCGCTACCAGCACGATGACGGCGAAAAGTCAATCTTGGGCAAGCGAGGCGTGTTCGACGGCGAACAGGCGGTCGAGATCGTGATCTCAAAAGACGACGTGCCACGTTTCATCTGTCGAAAGCTGGCGCGGTACTTCATCGCCGATGAGCTCCAGTGGACCGACGACCTGATCGACGTCCCGGCACGGACGATGCGCGACCATGGACTGCAGATCGCACCGGTGCTGCGACAAATGCTCTCCAGCAACTTGTTCTATTCCGCCCACGCCCGGGCACGGAAAATCAAATCGCCGGTCGAATTGGTGATCGGCATGTTGCGGGGATTGCGTGGGACGACGAACAGCCAGCGTGTCGCGCAAGGCCTGCGCGCGATCGGTCAGGGCCTGTTTTACCCGCCCAACGTCAAAGGCTGGGACGGGGGACGTGCCTGGATCAATTCGTCGACCGTACTCGGTCGGGCCAACCTGTTCGAACAGATCTTGTCCGACGGCAACACCCGATTCGACGGCGAATCATTGACGCAGTACCTTGCCGGCCATGACGTGCACGACGCCGCCGAAGCACTCGATCACTTCGAACGCTGTTTGATGGCCGTGCCGATCAACCCGGCCAATCGACAATCATTAATCGCGCAGTTCGGTTCACTCGGCAACGATCACGAAAAAGCCTACCGCCGATTGTTGCACGCGGTTTGCTCACTCCCGGAATTTCAACTCGCTTGA